A single region of the Nicotiana sylvestris chromosome 6, ASM39365v2, whole genome shotgun sequence genome encodes:
- the LOC104245156 gene encoding LOW QUALITY PROTEIN: UDP-glucose flavonoid 3-O-glucosyltransferase 6-like (The sequence of the model RefSeq protein was modified relative to this genomic sequence to represent the inferred CDS: deleted 3 bases in 2 codons), producing MKDTKKIELGFIPSPGIGHLVSTVEMAKLLIAREEQLSITVLIIRWPNDNKLDSYIQSVVNFSSRLKFIRLPQDDSIMQLLKNNIFTSFIAGHKPAVRDAVSEILKSESNTTLAGIVIDLFCTSMIDVANEFELPTYVFYTSGAATLGLQFHLQNLRDEFNKDITKYKDEPEKKSLIATYLNPFPAKCLPSVALDTEGRSTMFLDLAKRFRETKGIMINTFLELESHALNLLSRDKNLPPIYPVGPILNLGNTQGENLGSSDQNTTKWLDDQPASSVVFLCFGSGGSFEIYQVKEIAYALEHSGCRFLWSLRRPPTEDARFPSDYENLNEILPEGFLERTKGIGKVIGWAPQLAILSHKSVGGSVSHCGWNSTLESTYFGVPIATWPMYAEQQANAFQLVKDLGMAVEIKMDYRKDMKVMGKEVIVKAEEIEKAIREIMDSDSEIRVKVKEMKEKSRAAQMEGGSSYNSIGGFIQNIMENSQ from the exons atgaaagacacCAAGAAAATAGAGTTAGGCTTCATTCCTTCTCCTGGAATTGGTCATTTAGTATCCACAGTTGAAATGGCAAAGCTTCTTATAGCTAGAGAAGAACAGCTATCTATCACAGTCCTCATCATCCGATGGCCTAACGATAACAAGCTCGATTCTTATATCCAATCAGTCGTCAATTTCAGCTCGCGTTTGAAATTCATTCGACTCCCTCAGGACGATTCCATTATGCAGCTACTCAAAAACAATATTTTCACCTCGTTTATTGCCGGTCATAAGCCTGCAGTT AGAGATGCTGTTTCCGAAATTCTGAAGTCAGAATCAAATACTACACTAGCAG GTATTGTTATCGACTTGTTCTGCACCTCAATGATAGACGTGGCCAATGAGTTCGAGCTACCAACCTATGTTTTCTACACCTCTGGTGCAGCAACTCTTGGTCTTCAGTTTCATTTACAGAATCTCAGGGATGAATTTAACAAAGATATTACCAAGTACAAAGACGAACCTGAAAAAAAATCTCTC ATAGCAACATATCTCAATCCATTTCCAGCAAAATGTTTGCCCTCTGTAGCCTTAGACACAGAAGGCCGTTCAACAATGTTTCTTGATCTCGCAAAAAGGTTCCGAGAAACCAAAGGTATTATGATAAACACGTTTCTAGAGCTCGAATCCCATGCATTAAACTTGCTGTCACGAGACAAGAATCTTCCACCTATATACCCTGTGGGACCAATATTAAACCTTGGTAATACTCAAGGTGAAAACTTAGGTTCATCTGACCAGAATACTACGAAATGGTTAGATGATCAACCTGCTTCATCTGTAGTGTTTCTTTGTTTTGGTAGTGGTGGAAGTTTTGAAATATATCAAGTTAAGGAAATAGCCTATGCTCTGGAGCATAGTGGGTGTCGGTTTTTGTGGTCGTTAAGACGACCACCAACCGAAGATGCAAGATTTCCAAGTGACTATGAAAATCTTAACGAAATCTTGCCAGAAGGGTTCTTGGAAAGAACAAAAGGGATTGGAAAAGTGATAGGGTGGGCACCTCAGTTGGCGATTTTGTCACATAAATCGGTAGGAGGATCTGTGTCACACTGTGGATGGAATTCGACTTTGGAAAGTACGTACTTTGGCGTGCCAATAGCAACTTGGCCAATGTACGCAGAGCAACAAGCGAATGCATTTCAGTTGGTTAAGGATTTGGGAATGGCAGTGGAGATTAAGATGGATTATAGGAAGGATATGAAAGTGATGGGCAAAGAAGTTATAGTGAAAGCTGAGGAGATTGAGAAAGCAATAAGGGAAATTATGGATTCTGACAGTGAAATTCGGGTGAAGGTGAAAGAGATGAAGGAGAAGAGCAGAGCAGCACAAATGGAGGGTGGCTCTTCTTACAATTCTATTGGAGGTTTCATACAGAATATCATGGAAAATTCTCAATAA